A DNA window from Bacillus oleivorans contains the following coding sequences:
- the nagZ gene encoding beta-N-acetylhexosaminidase yields the protein MGLTDIQKKVGQLMVFGFKGKTASPEIKKLIREHHVGGVILFGRNIGTPEEVLKLTTELQREAKNAGHSHPLLICIDQENGVVRRLGEGTTIFPGAMLLGATDHPENAYAIGALTGRELKALGINWNLAPVLDVNNNPDNPVIGVRSFGESPEKVSLFGQQAMKGMQDAGVITTLKHFPGHGDTNVDSHLDLPVISHSMERLEKVELKPFADCINHGADTVMSAHVYFPAIESAENVPATLSKKVIKGLLREKLGFNGVVTTDCMEMNAISETIGTARGGVEAIKAGVDLIMVSHLHTRHFETLKEILEAIKSGEITEATVDEAYGRVMKLKEKYLSWDPINLDKIEVSPEVGSLHHELEALEVFRQGVTVVKNEGNILPLPLNEEHRVLVVFPENNTRLQVEDKKYLNLALGDAIRDIQPAAQVIRLSNPPTDEEIQNAVLTAKDFDTVVVGTLTVQADDQQVSLVKALEKEGNRVVVIATRSPYDLAYFPTIPAYICTYEFTYPALKTAAAAIFGQTNVKGKLPVTLPYYS from the coding sequence ATGGGACTTACTGATATACAAAAAAAAGTCGGACAGCTGATGGTATTTGGATTTAAAGGGAAAACAGCATCACCTGAGATTAAAAAGTTAATCCGGGAGCATCATGTCGGAGGAGTAATACTCTTTGGGAGAAACATCGGTACACCTGAAGAGGTATTGAAACTGACGACTGAACTGCAGCGTGAAGCTAAAAATGCAGGTCATAGTCATCCGCTTCTAATTTGTATCGATCAAGAAAATGGGGTTGTTCGGCGTCTGGGTGAAGGAACAACGATATTTCCCGGCGCGATGCTGTTAGGCGCGACGGATCATCCCGAGAATGCCTATGCAATCGGGGCTCTAACAGGAAGAGAATTAAAAGCGTTGGGAATTAACTGGAATTTGGCGCCTGTTTTGGATGTAAATAATAATCCGGACAACCCGGTAATCGGGGTTCGTTCATTTGGTGAGTCTCCAGAGAAGGTATCATTATTTGGTCAGCAAGCGATGAAAGGGATGCAGGATGCAGGTGTTATTACGACATTAAAGCATTTCCCTGGCCATGGGGATACAAACGTTGATTCTCATTTAGATCTTCCTGTGATTTCGCATTCGATGGAGCGGTTAGAAAAAGTAGAATTAAAGCCATTTGCTGACTGTATCAATCACGGCGCCGACACTGTCATGAGTGCTCATGTTTATTTTCCTGCGATTGAATCAGCCGAAAATGTACCAGCTACCTTATCGAAAAAAGTGATTAAGGGACTTTTACGAGAAAAGCTCGGATTTAATGGAGTCGTTACGACCGATTGTATGGAAATGAATGCTATTTCCGAAACAATCGGAACGGCACGCGGAGGAGTAGAGGCTATTAAAGCAGGTGTCGACCTCATTATGGTCTCTCATCTTCATACCCGTCATTTTGAAACATTAAAAGAAATTTTGGAAGCAATTAAATCAGGAGAAATCACAGAGGCAACTGTTGATGAAGCTTACGGTCGGGTGATGAAATTAAAGGAAAAATACTTAAGCTGGGATCCGATAAATCTGGATAAGATTGAAGTTTCACCTGAAGTAGGAAGTCTGCACCACGAATTAGAAGCTCTAGAAGTCTTTCGGCAAGGCGTAACAGTCGTTAAAAATGAAGGAAACATTTTACCGCTGCCGCTAAATGAAGAACATCGGGTTTTAGTTGTTTTCCCTGAAAATAACACAAGATTGCAGGTTGAAGATAAAAAATATTTGAATCTGGCATTAGGTGATGCAATTCGGGATATTCAGCCTGCTGCTCAGGTAATAAGACTTTCGAATCCGCCAACAGACGAGGAAATTCAAAACGCCGTTTTAACTGCGAAGGATTTCGACACGGTAGTGGTTGGAACATTAACAGTGCAAGCGGATGATCAGCAGGTCAGTTTAGTAAAGGCATTAGAAAAAGAAGGAAATCGAGTCGTTGTAATAGCTACAAGAAGCCCGTATGATTTGGCTTATTTTCCAACGATTCCTGCCTATATCTGCACCTATGAATTTACCTATCCGGCACTAAAAACAGCTGCCGCCGCGATTTTTGGCCAAACAAATGTGAAAGGGAAGCTGCCAGTAACATTACCCTATTATTCATAA
- a CDS encoding serine hydrolase domain-containing protein gives MKDKVLAFLQKEIELEAIPGAVIHVSYQDQVILQEAIGHRVVFPEKQPLEIDTVFDLASLTKVVASLPVTLKLLETGQIRLDDRVAYFLHDFGKNGKDSITIRHLLTHTSGLPAHKEYFLESLTTEQIVDRINKQELVAPIGERVIYSDLGIITLYQVIEKITGDRFEQYVKKQIFEPLQMTETGFNPAFNENRYAATEYSEKLKDYKKGIVHDDNTESMGGISGHAGLFSTVNDLANFAAMIESNGVFQGKRIISEEAVELSRKNFTPFDSEFRGLGWILKSPTYSSCGDFFSNRSYGHTGFTGTSIWFDPEIKLHVILLTNRVHYGRKDPILRLRPRLHNIIRTSI, from the coding sequence TTGAAAGATAAAGTGCTCGCCTTTTTACAAAAAGAAATTGAACTTGAAGCGATCCCCGGTGCGGTTATTCATGTTTCCTATCAAGATCAGGTGATCTTACAAGAAGCAATTGGTCATCGGGTAGTTTTTCCAGAAAAACAGCCTTTGGAAATCGATACTGTTTTTGACCTGGCTTCGTTAACAAAAGTAGTGGCATCTTTACCTGTTACTTTAAAGCTATTAGAAACTGGGCAAATAAGACTAGATGATCGTGTTGCTTATTTTCTCCATGATTTCGGAAAAAATGGTAAAGACTCGATTACAATCCGACATTTGCTCACCCACACGTCAGGTTTGCCGGCACATAAAGAATATTTTCTTGAATCCTTAACGACAGAACAAATTGTTGACCGGATTAATAAGCAAGAGCTCGTTGCGCCAATCGGGGAACGAGTCATTTATAGTGATCTGGGAATTATTACTTTATATCAGGTCATTGAAAAAATAACAGGGGACAGATTTGAACAATATGTCAAAAAGCAAATTTTTGAACCCCTGCAAATGACGGAAACTGGATTTAATCCAGCCTTTAATGAAAATCGGTATGCAGCAACAGAGTATAGTGAGAAACTAAAAGATTATAAAAAGGGAATTGTTCATGATGATAATACAGAAAGCATGGGTGGCATCAGCGGTCATGCAGGTTTATTTTCGACAGTTAATGATTTAGCTAATTTTGCCGCTATGATTGAAAGTAACGGCGTTTTTCAGGGGAAGCGAATTATTTCAGAAGAAGCGGTTGAATTATCAAGAAAAAATTTCACACCCTTTGACAGTGAATTTAGGGGGCTTGGCTGGATCTTAAAAAGTCCGACCTATTCTTCTTGTGGCGATTTCTTCTCAAATCGTTCATATGGTCACACTGGTTTTACAGGAACAAGTATATGGTTTGACCCAGAGATTAAGCTGCACGTTATTTTATTGACTAACCGAGTTCATTATGGCCGGAAGGACCCAATATTAAGATTGCGTCCGCGTCTGCATAATATTATTCGAACGAGTATTTAA
- a CDS encoding GNAT family N-acetyltransferase — MEFISWNKEHLDDVLRLWNQEIGNQFPLRKELLRQNSFLDHNVTFGGSWIALNEDEKVIGFVIAKKWQEDLDIPMNPEVGWIQVLLVDSAYRNQGIGSKLLKKAEELLKNNGIKTLHLGRDPWHYFPGIPNEYKVLKSWFEDRGYTYMGNEFDVICHYSDHESVPVPNFEDVAFSLLCSDEKTDLLDFLHRCFPGRWEYEAIHYFNKGGIGREFVVAKKNGKIIGFCRINDAKSPFIAQNVYWSPLFEEELGGIGPLGIDRNQRKNGYGLAIVQAAIHFLRQRDIKHIVIDWTGLVEFYGKLGFKPWKSYAQYTKSL; from the coding sequence ATGGAGTTTATTTCTTGGAATAAAGAACATCTAGATGATGTTCTTCGGTTATGGAATCAGGAAATAGGCAATCAATTCCCCTTAAGAAAAGAATTATTGAGACAAAATAGCTTTCTTGATCACAATGTAACCTTTGGTGGCTCCTGGATTGCCCTTAATGAGGATGAAAAGGTAATAGGTTTTGTCATAGCGAAAAAATGGCAAGAGGATTTAGATATTCCTATGAATCCTGAAGTTGGCTGGATCCAAGTATTATTGGTCGATTCTGCTTACCGGAACCAAGGAATTGGCTCCAAATTACTAAAAAAAGCAGAAGAGCTATTAAAGAATAATGGAATCAAAACGCTTCACCTTGGCAGAGATCCTTGGCATTACTTCCCTGGGATTCCCAATGAGTATAAAGTCCTAAAAAGCTGGTTTGAGGACCGGGGCTATACATACATGGGCAATGAATTCGATGTAATATGCCACTATTCCGATCATGAAAGTGTTCCAGTACCAAACTTTGAAGATGTTGCGTTTTCCTTGTTATGCAGCGATGAAAAGACAGATTTACTAGATTTTCTTCATCGCTGCTTTCCCGGAAGGTGGGAATACGAAGCGATTCATTATTTTAATAAAGGCGGAATTGGCCGTGAATTCGTTGTAGCGAAGAAAAACGGAAAAATAATCGGCTTCTGCCGAATCAACGATGCCAAATCCCCTTTTATTGCACAAAACGTATACTGGTCACCTTTGTTTGAAGAAGAATTAGGTGGGATCGGACCGCTAGGCATAGATCGTAATCAACGGAAAAATGGATATGGACTTGCGATTGTTCAGGCTGCCATCCACTTTTTAAGGCAACGTGATATTAAACATATTGTTATTGATTGGACCGGATTAGTCGAATTTTATGGAAAACTAGGATTTAAGCCTTGGAAATCATATGCCCAATATACAAAAAGTCTATAG
- a CDS encoding (Fe-S)-binding protein: protein MAATALGQRIHQGFKEKIDEESLLDCMRCGFCLPACPTYIQTGHDETHSPRGRIALIKAVRDGMIQWDDDVENSLNVCLGCRACEPACPAGVQYGHILENAREVINEAKPKGVLEKTVRNVAFGHLFNDKTKMSKATGLLRFYQTSGLQTVTRKIGFLKLFPDTMRQMEKVLPKVPNQKEIMKRASFFPAICDKKATVAFFTGCLMDTMFTGTNNSTISLLQKAGCEVWIPEQQACCGALHAHSGEKNNAARLAKQNIEAFESLKADYIVNNAGGCGAFLYDYPFVLEKDPDWKERALVFQAKIIDISSLLTKLEFNQLKLKAYNQITVTYQDSCHLRNVTKVIQQPRDLIQSIGNVEYIELDGADSCCGSAGIYNLIENKMSMKILDDKMKKVKRTNAAVIVTSNPGCLLQMKLGIERAGLSEKITAVHLVDFLADYVEIE from the coding sequence GTGGCAGCGACAGCACTAGGGCAAAGGATCCATCAGGGATTTAAGGAAAAGATTGATGAGGAAAGCCTGCTAGATTGTATGCGTTGCGGTTTTTGTCTGCCAGCTTGTCCTACATATATTCAAACGGGACATGATGAAACGCATTCGCCCCGAGGTCGGATTGCGTTAATAAAGGCTGTTCGGGATGGAATGATTCAATGGGATGACGATGTAGAAAATTCACTTAATGTTTGTCTAGGCTGCCGTGCCTGTGAGCCGGCATGTCCTGCGGGAGTCCAGTATGGTCATATTTTGGAGAATGCAAGAGAAGTCATTAATGAGGCAAAGCCAAAAGGGGTGCTTGAAAAAACTGTCAGGAATGTAGCTTTTGGGCACTTATTTAATGATAAGACAAAAATGAGTAAAGCAACTGGCTTACTGCGTTTCTATCAAACATCAGGTCTGCAGACGGTCACAAGAAAAATAGGATTTTTAAAGTTATTTCCTGATACGATGCGACAAATGGAGAAGGTATTGCCTAAAGTTCCAAATCAAAAGGAAATAATGAAAAGAGCAAGCTTTTTTCCTGCAATTTGCGACAAAAAAGCCACAGTAGCTTTTTTTACTGGGTGTTTAATGGATACTATGTTCACTGGTACGAACAATTCTACCATTTCGCTTTTGCAAAAAGCAGGATGCGAGGTTTGGATTCCAGAACAGCAAGCCTGCTGTGGAGCGCTTCATGCCCATAGCGGAGAAAAAAATAATGCGGCCCGGCTGGCAAAACAAAATATCGAAGCGTTTGAAAGTCTAAAAGCAGATTACATAGTTAACAATGCTGGAGGATGCGGTGCCTTTTTATATGATTATCCATTTGTTCTAGAAAAAGATCCTGACTGGAAAGAGAGAGCCTTAGTTTTTCAAGCGAAAATCATAGATATTTCGAGTTTGCTTACAAAACTAGAGTTTAATCAGTTAAAGCTAAAAGCTTATAACCAGATAACGGTGACTTATCAGGATTCATGCCATCTAAGAAATGTAACAAAGGTTATTCAGCAGCCGAGGGATCTGATTCAGTCTATTGGTAATGTGGAATATATAGAGCTTGATGGCGCGGATTCTTGTTGTGGTTCTGCCGGGATTTATAATCTGATTGAAAATAAAATGTCGATGAAGATATTGGACGACAAAATGAAAAAGGTTAAGCGGACGAATGCAGCTGTAATTGTTACTTCAAATCCCGGCTGTCTCTTACAAATGAAATTAGGAATTGAACGGGCTGGTTTGTCAGAAAAAATCACGGCGGTTCATTTAGTGGATTTTTTAGCTGACTATGTGGAGATCGAATAA
- the glcD gene encoding glycolate oxidase subunit GlcD: MLTDQLITLFEEIVGKENVQTSSVHRLAYSYDATAQFQAMPDAVLSPRNTKEVSEIVRLCQSKKIPIVPRGSGTNLAAGTVPSSGGIVLLFKHMNSILELDEENLTVTVQPGVITKDLIEYVEQFDLFYPPDPSSMKISTIGGNINENSGGLRGLKYGVTRDYVCGLEVVLANGDIIRTGGKLAKDVAGYDLTSLFVGSEGTLGIITEAILSLIPRPVYKETMLAFYDSLEQAAETVSSIIANKIIPATLEFMDQATLEVIEEFAKIGLPTDVEAVLLIEQDGKEESVKREMEQIEQICRENYARNVSVAKDEKEAEELKTARRAALSALARKTPTTILEDATVPRSKIAEMVRAIRRIATKYNVTICTFGHAGDGNLHPTCLTDVRNMEEIERVEQAFAEIFQAAIELGGTITGEHGVGEMKAPYLEWKLGKEGIEVMKKIKDALDPTHIFNPGKVFAKSAKKRVVVSGGSDSTRAKDPSGI, from the coding sequence ATACTAACGGATCAGTTGATTACTCTGTTTGAAGAAATTGTAGGGAAAGAGAATGTGCAAACATCTTCAGTGCATAGACTCGCCTATTCCTATGATGCGACTGCACAATTTCAGGCAATGCCGGATGCAGTGTTATCCCCGAGGAATACAAAAGAAGTATCCGAAATTGTTCGTCTTTGCCAATCTAAGAAGATTCCGATTGTCCCAAGAGGATCTGGAACGAATTTAGCAGCAGGGACTGTTCCTTCATCAGGCGGGATTGTCCTTTTGTTTAAGCATATGAATAGTATCCTGGAATTAGACGAAGAAAACTTAACGGTCACGGTGCAGCCAGGAGTTATCACAAAGGATTTAATTGAATATGTTGAGCAATTTGATCTTTTTTATCCGCCAGACCCAAGTTCTATGAAAATTTCAACGATTGGCGGAAATATCAATGAGAATTCTGGCGGATTAAGAGGACTTAAATATGGTGTTACACGGGATTATGTATGCGGGTTAGAGGTGGTGCTCGCAAATGGTGATATTATCCGAACAGGGGGCAAACTCGCAAAAGATGTAGCGGGATATGATTTAACTAGTCTTTTTGTCGGTTCAGAAGGAACACTGGGCATCATAACAGAAGCGATTCTGTCACTAATCCCTAGACCTGTCTATAAAGAAACAATGCTAGCTTTCTATGATTCTTTAGAACAGGCAGCGGAAACAGTCTCCAGTATTATTGCAAATAAGATTATTCCGGCGACATTGGAATTTATGGATCAGGCAACTCTTGAAGTTATAGAAGAATTCGCAAAAATCGGTTTGCCGACAGATGTGGAAGCGGTTTTGCTTATTGAGCAGGACGGTAAAGAAGAATCTGTTAAACGTGAAATGGAACAAATTGAACAAATTTGCAGAGAGAATTATGCCAGAAATGTGAGCGTTGCAAAGGATGAGAAAGAGGCAGAAGAACTAAAAACAGCACGGCGCGCTGCACTCTCAGCTCTCGCACGGAAAACGCCTACTACGATTTTGGAAGATGCCACTGTTCCCCGTTCTAAAATTGCTGAAATGGTTAGAGCGATCCGGCGGATAGCAACGAAATATAATGTAACGATTTGCACCTTTGGTCATGCGGGAGATGGCAATCTGCACCCTACCTGCCTAACAGATGTAAGAAATATGGAAGAAATCGAAAGAGTTGAACAAGCATTTGCGGAAATATTTCAAGCTGCTATTGAATTAGGGGGAACTATCACTGGCGAGCATGGAGTAGGAGAAATGAAAGCACCCTATTTAGAATGGAAGCTTGGAAAAGAAGGTATTGAAGTGATGAAGAAAATCAAGGATGCGCTCGATCCAACTCATATTTTCAATCCTGGTAAAGTATTTGCAAAAAGTGCGAAAAAACGGGTGGTGGTATCAGGTGGCAGCGACAGCACTAGGGCAAAGGATCCATCAGGGATTTAA
- a CDS encoding CdaR family transcriptional regulator: protein MLLNEGLAQKIVIEVQKLINESVILTDIEGIIRASTDPSRIGNFHEGALLAIQEKKAIHMTEEKVKSLRGVKFGIVIPLFMHGKPQGVIGITGIPEVVAPYAHLLQKVTELFIQDNAYREEQERLARELELFVFDWLHTKIWDQDLIDRAAFFQIDMYSFQQVIVFKSMQEPFKILYSDFKEIIKLWGVLEDALIIRWGQEKLLVFIPLRTQSIKKQEVESLRKILKRFTKGKLLAGVGQVVNPVEIKVSFQQAERAGAAAAEAREIVYEQDLQFDIIQYAISDETKQEFIQRTIQPICSDEILLKTLRIWFECNLSHKEAAKDLHIHINTLHYRLKKIEDLTALNLKNTHHLVMLYISYLFLYKDTKNSRI, encoded by the coding sequence ATGCTGCTAAATGAAGGACTAGCCCAAAAAATTGTCATTGAAGTACAAAAATTAATAAATGAGAGTGTAATCTTAACTGATATAGAGGGAATAATCCGGGCAAGTACAGATCCAAGCAGAATCGGGAATTTCCATGAAGGAGCGCTTTTAGCAATCCAAGAAAAAAAGGCGATCCACATGACCGAGGAAAAAGTGAAATCTTTACGGGGAGTTAAGTTCGGGATTGTGATTCCTTTATTTATGCATGGAAAGCCACAAGGGGTCATTGGAATAACAGGCATTCCTGAGGTTGTGGCACCCTATGCTCATTTATTGCAAAAGGTGACTGAGCTTTTTATCCAAGATAACGCGTATCGGGAAGAACAGGAAAGATTAGCACGCGAATTAGAACTGTTTGTTTTTGATTGGCTCCATACCAAGATTTGGGATCAAGATCTAATCGACCGGGCAGCCTTTTTCCAAATAGATATGTATTCTTTTCAGCAAGTCATTGTATTTAAATCGATGCAAGAACCATTCAAAATTCTTTACTCTGATTTTAAGGAGATTATTAAGCTTTGGGGTGTGTTGGAAGATGCTTTAATTATCCGCTGGGGCCAGGAAAAACTGCTGGTTTTTATCCCATTGCGTACACAAAGTATCAAAAAACAAGAGGTAGAATCTTTAAGAAAGATTCTAAAACGATTCACTAAGGGAAAGTTATTGGCTGGGGTTGGTCAGGTTGTTAACCCTGTGGAAATTAAGGTTTCCTTTCAACAAGCAGAACGTGCGGGTGCGGCAGCTGCGGAGGCGAGAGAAATTGTTTATGAACAAGATCTTCAGTTTGATATCATCCAATATGCAATATCAGATGAGACGAAACAAGAATTTATTCAAAGAACGATTCAGCCAATTTGCAGTGATGAAATATTATTAAAAACCTTACGCATTTGGTTCGAATGTAACTTATCCCATAAAGAAGCCGCAAAGGATTTGCACATTCATATTAATACACTTCATTACCGATTGAAAAAAATTGAAGATCTTACTGCTTTAAATTTAAAAAATACCCATCATTTAGTGATGCTGTACATTTCTTATCTATTTTTGTATAAAGATACAAAAAATAGCAGGATATAA
- a CDS encoding transcriptional regulator — protein sequence MQNKLLKWMIEGKIVEIIYESKQKQLTQRKIKILEIQDNQVKAYCYFRDQIRTFQIDQVLSAFPVYMERKHKHFSYSKKSKTS from the coding sequence ATGCAAAACAAACTTTTAAAATGGATGATTGAAGGCAAAATAGTGGAAATTATCTATGAATCCAAACAGAAACAGCTTACCCAAAGGAAAATTAAAATACTTGAGATTCAGGATAATCAAGTTAAAGCATATTGTTATTTTCGTGATCAAATTCGCACCTTTCAGATTGATCAAGTCCTGTCTGCATTTCCTGTCTATATGGAACGGAAGCACAAACATTTCTCTTACAGCAAAAAATCAAAAACCAGTTGA
- the ehuB gene encoding ectoine/hydroxyectoine ABC transporter substrate-binding protein EhuB, whose protein sequence is MKNIFFAFSLTFLMLVMTACSITTSNTDGDLSTLERAKQEGKIVVGFAGEKPYAYEDENGNLTGEAVEVARAVFKEMGIEEMEGKLTKFSSLISGLKAGQFDVITAGMYITPERCEEVAFGEPEYSIGEALAVQKGNPFDLHSYEDIANNPDVKVGVMNGAIEIDYLKAVGVKESQLEIVQDIPSNITALESGRVDVITMTGPTLEAALETANAQNIDRVEDFEQPIVNGESIRGYGAAAFKKGDDELLNAYNEELKKLKDSGELLNIISDFGFTEADLPGDMTTEQLCKR, encoded by the coding sequence ATGAAGAACATATTTTTTGCATTTAGTCTTACTTTTTTAATGCTGGTTATGACTGCATGTTCGATAACAACATCAAACACTGACGGAGATTTATCCACGCTTGAACGAGCAAAGCAAGAAGGCAAGATCGTTGTTGGCTTCGCAGGCGAAAAGCCTTATGCATATGAGGATGAAAATGGCAATTTGACTGGAGAAGCGGTCGAAGTGGCCCGCGCGGTTTTCAAAGAAATGGGAATTGAAGAAATGGAAGGAAAGTTAACGAAATTTAGTTCCCTAATAAGTGGTTTAAAAGCGGGACAATTTGATGTCATTACTGCGGGCATGTACATCACGCCGGAACGATGCGAGGAAGTTGCCTTTGGAGAACCGGAATACAGTATTGGTGAAGCTCTTGCTGTTCAAAAAGGAAATCCCTTTGATTTGCATAGCTATGAAGACATCGCCAACAATCCAGATGTCAAGGTAGGTGTCATGAACGGCGCCATCGAAATTGATTATTTAAAGGCGGTTGGTGTGAAGGAAAGCCAATTGGAAATTGTCCAGGATATTCCTTCTAATATTACCGCGCTTGAATCGGGCCGTGTGGACGTCATCACTATGACAGGCCCAACATTGGAAGCCGCTCTCGAAACGGCGAATGCACAAAATATTGACCGGGTTGAAGACTTTGAACAGCCAATCGTTAATGGAGAAAGCATCCGCGGTTATGGAGCGGCAGCCTTCAAAAAGGGCGACGATGAGCTCCTTAATGCCTATAACGAAGAACTTAAAAAGCTGAAAGACTCAGGAGAGCTCTTGAACATAATTAGTGATTTCGGCTTTACAGAAGCTGATTTGCCAGGCGATATGACAACAGAGCAGCTTTGTAAAAGATAG
- the ehuC gene encoding ectoine/hydroxyectoine ABC transporter permease subunit EhuC, which translates to MSAYLDILPKILPGLIVTIEILMASAILAFFIAFAAGLGRISRFSIVRKITVIYVELFRGTSLLVQLFWIFFALPAFGIQFSPFLAGVVALGLNYGAYASEIVRGAILAIPHGQTEASIALNMSRWQRLRLIILPQALRIMLPGFGNISIELLKGTSLVSMITLTDLTYKGLIIQNTNISYTMPVFVLLLVLYFVIALPLIFIARKLEKNASRGVVKT; encoded by the coding sequence ATAAGCGCATATCTTGATATTTTACCGAAAATATTGCCAGGCTTAATCGTAACAATAGAAATTTTGATGGCATCGGCAATCCTGGCATTTTTCATCGCATTTGCCGCTGGACTGGGGCGTATTTCAAGATTTTCCATTGTCAGAAAAATAACTGTGATATATGTGGAACTATTCAGGGGCACGTCCTTGCTTGTTCAGCTATTTTGGATTTTTTTCGCCTTGCCGGCATTCGGCATTCAATTCTCTCCATTTTTGGCGGGAGTGGTTGCATTAGGGCTTAATTACGGAGCTTATGCATCTGAAATTGTCCGGGGTGCGATTTTGGCGATTCCCCATGGACAAACGGAGGCTTCTATTGCACTGAATATGAGCCGCTGGCAGCGGTTAAGACTGATCATTCTGCCGCAGGCACTCCGCATTATGCTTCCCGGTTTTGGAAACATTTCGATCGAGTTATTAAAAGGAACATCGCTCGTATCAATGATTACGCTCACAGATTTAACCTATAAAGGTTTGATTATTCAAAACACAAACATCAGTTATACCATGCCAGTATTTGTATTACTGCTAGTATTATATTTTGTCATCGCGCTCCCGCTTATTTTCATAGCAAGGAAGTTGGAAAAGAATGCATCAAGAGGAGTGGTTAAAACATGA
- the ehuD gene encoding ectoine/hydroxyectoine ABC transporter permease subunit EhuD translates to MTWDWNFAIQIFPEIAGAIWLVIGITFGAYIVSLVLGLVLTFARRSNFKPLSLITYCFIEFVRSTPPLVQLFFVFFALPSIGISLDKYTAGILTLGIHYSTYLSEVYRSGIDSIPKGQWEAAKALNFTKMQTWSRVILPQAIPPVIPMMGNYLLVLFKETPLLMAIGVGEFLQKAQLIGAEYFKYLEPITITGILFLLLSYPSAVLINKLEKRSKLAFKSKRLERVKTFGDRGTGIHEKTS, encoded by the coding sequence ATGACTTGGGATTGGAATTTTGCTATACAAATTTTCCCCGAAATCGCAGGAGCCATCTGGCTCGTAATTGGCATTACGTTTGGTGCATACATCGTTTCTTTGGTTCTCGGTCTCGTTCTTACCTTTGCGAGAAGATCGAATTTCAAACCGCTATCCTTAATCACTTATTGCTTTATAGAGTTTGTCAGAAGCACGCCTCCTTTAGTTCAGCTGTTCTTTGTCTTTTTTGCGTTACCGTCCATCGGAATTTCTCTGGATAAATATACGGCGGGAATTTTGACGTTAGGAATTCATTACAGTACTTATCTTTCTGAAGTGTACCGCTCCGGAATAGACTCGATACCAAAAGGACAATGGGAAGCGGCCAAAGCACTGAACTTTACGAAGATGCAAACATGGTCAAGGGTGATTCTTCCACAGGCCATCCCGCCAGTTATTCCGATGATGGGCAACTATTTGCTCGTGCTCTTTAAAGAAACTCCCCTTTTAATGGCAATCGGTGTCGGCGAATTTTTGCAAAAAGCGCAATTAATAGGAGCCGAGTATTTTAAATATCTAGAACCGATTACAATTACTGGGATTTTATTTTTATTGTTAAGTTATCCATCAGCAGTTTTGATTAACAAACTTGAAAAGAGATCAAAGCTTGCGTTCAAGTCAAAAAGATTGGAAAGGGTGAAAACATTTGGCGATCGCGGAACGGGAATTCATGAAAAAACATCCTGA